The Lates calcarifer isolate ASB-BC8 linkage group LG18, TLL_Latcal_v3, whole genome shotgun sequence region CATTGCCATTAAGAAGCACATCAGCATCAtaaggaagagaaaaatcaaatcagCTAGAAGGGATGAAGAGAACCTGCCAGTTGCAACAAGATAAACACAGAAGtttcagaggagaagaggagagttATCTGAAAAAGGTAAAGAAGAATAAATTATTCAACAGAGCCATGGGGAACCTTTGAGATACACCACATGAAGATACCTGCTGGTattgaaattaaatataaagaTCCATGATAGTCTTAAATGCATGAGAATTTCTGAGATGATGTATTTAATAGATATTCTTTAAGGCTTGTCTCAAAAGGAAATGAGTAAAAAAGGGAAGAATGTCAGATAATGTTGAAACATactcaacacaaactgacaaaccaGCCTTCAATTATATCTCTGGGTGACTATAGCCCTCCAGAGGATATTTTAGGAACTACAACTAAGACCACACTGCAGCtccatcagacacacagactgctaaaaaaaaaaaaacacaaaaacaactacCGTACTCAATTGAAAGTATTCCAGTAAGTTTTTCAGAAGTCCCAGCTGGAAACAGAATGTTTTTAGATCAggtttatttagtttaattaTCAGATTCATACTGGTAGTCTCCTCCCCATGAGGTATTCACACCAAAGTTACGGTAAAAACTGTTAAACATGAATACTTCAATGCCTCATTTGGTGTAACACAATATGCTGCCTGAGGACAAGTCTGCTATTCTTGGCCTTTGGTCCTCCAAAGAtctggtttgtgttttgattctcattcttgttttttgttttttttttctttttttgccaagCACTGCCAAGTATTTTGTTTCAACTCAATGATGTGATTAACTTTAATTGCCAAAAGCTTATAAAAGAGATTTGAAGTGACTTGAGTGGActcagcagaaaataaatcttgTTCCAGTCACTCATGCTGTTTTCAGGACTGgcagtgttgctgtgtttttaatccaGGCCAGTGGAGATGACGCAGAAGAGAAATCATGCAAAAGTTTTGGTAGATATGTCATTACTTTCAAGAGCAGCAAATTCTTTGTAGTACAGAAATGGTTGAAACATCATTACAAGTGGTGTAGTCAGCAgttctctgcagctgtgtttgtttgatatCCCTGTGCTTAAAAGGAGttatgtgaaatgtgaacaaagACTACTGCAGTAACATTTACACAGTGCAGGAGTGTTGTCAGTTTAAACTATGGAAAATTACAAATACCACAGGTTACGACTATGCAGATGTATTTCAATGGTGCATGTGCATAGAGCTACACATTAAAGTCACAAcaatttaaaaatctttttactTTTGAGCACTTCAGttcaaatataaaaaaggaAACTCTTATCAGTGACCAAGCTAATGCCAACAAAGAGTTAGCTTTGTTTAAACCAATCAACTAGAAGTTCAACTTAACAAAACTAAGTGTGTACAGCAATGACTGTCTATATACACTCATTGGTCTACTGtcgttagcagctctgtgagactgtatCTATAGCAATGCTTACGGCAAAATGCTAATTTCAGAATGCTAACACGCTCAGAGTGACAATGCTAAGGTGCTGATGTATCTATTTTtgtttagcctgttagcatgctgaagCTAACTGGCACTAAACACTAAAGTGTACCCGTAGCTAGTGGATTGTCATTACTTTTGCAGGCATTTAGTCAAAAACCATATGGCAAGTCAAATATTtaatctgatgatgatgatgaaaaattcATGGTAATTAATGGCAATATGTCCaatagttgtcaagatatttctcTAAATGGTGCTAAGAGAACAGTCACCACAGTTGTTAGGATTCATCTTCTAGGGACCacgaatgtctgtacaaaattacCAAAGCAATCcatctggtttttttttttctttttttgtttgttttgatatttcaaTCTGAACCAAAGTGAGCATGTTCAACCAATGTACCGACTATGGCCGACAGAGCTACGCTGCTAGTGaggctaaaaataaaacagtaagtAAGGGAGTAAAACAGTTTTGGTTTGAAATAAGGTAAAAAGGTGATTCATGAACAGCAGCTTTCTAAGAAGTAAGTGATACCACACAGGACATCTACCACATCATAAACcaattcaaaaataataataattaaaaaaatttttttttttaatctactgatttttttttcgaGTTTAAAAGATTCCATGGAAAATACAATGCCTTGACAGTTTATAACTGAACTTAAGATAAAGATGTCTGTAATGTGATCATTTGGGGGGTTTAAGTCTACTATACAGTCACTCTTAGTCACGTGCATTAAACCACAACTATTTCCTGTGCAGACAAGGCACTGGTTCACTGTAACAATGCTGCACTGAAAAACTTTTTCACCAGAAGGGGGGGTTCAGTCGGTGATGAAAAAAAAGGGGGTCGAACTGAGGTGGCCATATGCCACGTCAGCTTACTGGAACTGAACAAAGCAGATATTCCAATAAATCGCTCCTCCCTCCCTAGTTTCCATTTTTGAATCCCTGTATCATCTACTTCAGGAGTAAAGTATTTCCATCTGCGTCACGTTTTTCCACCAACATAAAGGAGTAATGTGTTTGTGCGCAGTAGCCTGACTGGACGGATGagattgtttgttttggcaAACTAACATTGTATGACTGTCAACAAATTCGTTCATTAAAGTTCTGGGAATCTTGCTCCATCGGGTCACCAACCACAGAACAGGATCTCAATTACTGCTGAGTTTAAATGGGAGATGGAAGCACAGCATCAGTGATAAGAAAGATGAGAATGAAGAAGAATCAGTTTACTAGAATAGCTCATGGCTCACTGACTGATAAATATAATTCCTCCACTACGCTGTCTGCAGTGCATAGTGCATATGGATGTAGATTAAGAAGTAAGATTTCCTCAAAAGCAAACcgacaaacaaacagaaacctaCTAAAAGAGCATTTTATATATCATAAAGTTAAAGTTTGCATGCAGTTTGAATTCTAAAGCCACCTTTCattgtgtgtgactgagtgttTTGTTATTCTTATTTTAACTTAGCTTAAAAATCCAGCAGGAATCACAGCCAGTTGTTCCACCTCTTCAGTAAATTTGTCAACCTAAGAAATAGATCATTAGTCTAATTCTCAACAACCAACTTGCAAAGCACAAAATGTCTACAATGAGTGTCACCACACCATCTACATAATAAAAACTATGAATTACCATTGCAGGGATTTCCTAAATATGAGGAAGGAGGACGCATCCTCCAAAAGTTGAAAGACTTTAAACTGAGAACAAGAACAGCTTAGGGACAGGTTACTTTCCTTACTGGGGGATTCCACACAGGTGATTGTGTTTTGGAATGTACTAGGCATGCGAAACATGcacatttctctgctgtctcattGTGTTGTCAACTTCACAAGACAGGCTGATCAATTCAAGTGTCTGTTGCCAATGTTTGCTTTTATGAACTGCAGCTTCATTCATGCATTTTCAGCctctctgttatttcacattttgcactTAAAACCCCTTTTAAAAAAGTCATGGCATTCTCATGCTTTTAATTTTTAGGAGAATTTTCACTTCTCACCCTGTGTAGTGAAAGGGTTATGTGTATTTGCCCCATAGGCCTTGGATTTTTCTAACAGAGCTGCTGGGTAGCGTGAGATCGCTGTCTTTCAGCTGTTGGTCTCAGAGCCACTAATCCTGCAAAGCCAGACTGGGCTGTCTAAGGGGAGCGAGATGTATGCCTATGATGTAATTCGAAGCTGAAATCTGACccctggttttttttttttttttttagggtttTCCATGATGAGGAACCTTGATGGGGTCATAAGTGGCATCAATAACCTGTGATGTCGGGCTAACAATTAACAGGCTAATGCTAACcaagacataaaaaaacacaccttaAAGGACTATTTGTAAGTTCTCTGTGCCGCTGAATGTGGACTTCTTCCTGGGAGTGGGTGGTGGCGATGGTaacttaccaagagcttcagccgtTGGTGTGATTACAACATAAGAGGTTATAATAGGTCCTCTCAGCAGCATTACTCATTCAGGGCAATCTGGATGttacagtgagttgctatcggaaagtgcTGAGACAAGCCGgctgggctggggctagctgggTAGGAGAAAAGGGATGATGTTTGATGCAAActgacaatgtttttttcttgactgGTAAGCTGTTAATGCCAACACTGGCTGTATAGTGAaagcaaaacatacaaatagcTCTTTTAAAGTGTTATCCTAATTAAGTAACATAAGCTACACcagtaaaataaacagcagactTTTGCAAATTTTGATATGTaaagaaacatgaaaagaagCATGACATGTAAACAAGCATGATCCAGACTTGAAGCCGCAGACTGCATTCAGTGATGCATTCTTGTAACAGTAATTCTTGTAATTCCCCCCGCTTAATGTGAGAATTACCTAGGGTGATCAGTCTTGAGGGTACATAGGTGACAGTGCTCACAGACAGTTTGACTTGGTTGTCATGGTGTCACTGGTGTTTTTGGTTAGGACAACGGAACTCCCACTGGGGAAACACCAATTAGTTAGACAAAGAGGGACATTCCTGCAGTGTGTAGCAAAATGAAGGCTGCAATCTTTTTCACACATACAATAATTACACACACGCTCAACAGCTTGGTGGTTGGAGCATTAGGCTTTCAGACAGAACTCGAAAAACACTCCTCCGGAAACCACTTCAGTTTATGAACTGTGTATGTGCCATtatcatttttccattttgaacTGGTTGTTAACGACAATGATAGAAAACATGTAGAAATCGTCATAGACGCCACATTCTAGCAAAGACAAGATTACACAATTCTTCATTccatgtatatttaaaaaatgagatCATTGCTTTTGAAGACACATGTAAAGTCAGAGGATTTTTAACGATGGTAGACAACGAGATGATGACTCACTTCCTTTATTCTTGGGTACAAGATGGCAAATGACATTTACATCATTCTTTTCTTCCCTACCttatctgtttctttgtttagttGTGCACAGGGGTATTAGTGAGTTTGCACTGCATGGTGCCAACTCAAGCTACGGTCTACCTACACATTTTCCAGTTAAGACTGAattgtgacatttaaaaaaacaggcttACATCATGTAAAGAAACTTGAAAAGATGTATGCATCAACTGAAATAATCTCAAAGGAAAAAGAAGTGAGGACACAAGGATGTGTGCAAGTTCCAAGTGACTGAGTCAGAAGAATGTGATGGGATCTTTTTATGGAATTTTGTGTGAATTTCCTGCATAATCAGAGCATGTTGAGAAGTTGACCTGTAAGGGTCAGGCTCAGGTTTGAGTcgggggaggagagaggaggggaatgGACCCAGGCAAGACTCGAGTTCAGAGCAGACTATTTAAACGGGGGAAACCTGCAAAGAGGCATGTGTCATCTCTCTGTCATTCAGTGTTACAGCAGCGCAGCGACAAGTTGAAAAGCACAGGTAAgactattacattttattttacagtatagGAGAGGATTATGGTACAGACaggaataataacaatatatgtaattctctttattttgcattttaaaaaaatgcaacatttaaaatacaaaagaaaagctTTAATATAAGTGTTAGTGATCAAGCTTTCTGTTATGGAATCTTAGTCATTTTCataactgatttgttttttttgttttttgttttttttctaggaTGCACATCCTTCTGGCTCTTCTCTATGTTTCTCTTGTGGCAGCTCCTGGTTGCACAAGTCTTCCCACAAAGGGAGAATCCATAAGAAGAACCAGACACAATATAGTAAACATTGTTCAGATATCCCTGGTCCACATTAAGAAACTACAGACAATGGTATGCATATTGCTTTATAGTTTAtaattttttacagtgtaatctAATTAGTGTGTTGGAAGGAAAGTATGGGATGTTTAAGAGAAGGGTAAAATATGATAgagattatattttttttcattataattGTTATTATCTGCTTTGACAGGACAGGTTTAACttccagagaaaaaaaaattccctgTCAAACTAAGAAACATATTGATATATTGATGACATGTTTTTCTACTATTCCTTAGTTGCCAGCATCTCCACAGATAGAAGTAACCAGTCCTTCCATCGAGGGACTAACTAGTATCTGCCATGACCTTGGACTTTTGGAAAACGGACTGCAGATAGAAGTCCTCAGCCAGATCCAGGCTGATGTCTCCAGCTTGGAGGGAAAGGTACGCTCCCTCGCCCTGACAATGGAGTGTCCCGTCCAGGCCAAACCCAGCGGAGGGACCATTGACAACTTGTTCCCGGAAAGTTACCTTTACCTGATCCTGGCGAAGGTGCAGGACTATCTGGAGCAGCTGCTTCTCAATAAGGACAAACTCAAGGTCTGCTGAGAAATCCACTGTTATAGCACCCATACATATGCCAAGTCTTGCCATAATGCTAATATACAGAGGCTTATTTGCACGA contains the following coding sequences:
- the LOC108889256 gene encoding leptin-B-like, which gives rise to MHILLALLYVSLVAAPGCTSLPTKGESIRRTRHNIVNIVQISLVHIKKLQTMLPASPQIEVTSPSIEGLTSICHDLGLLENGLQIEVLSQIQADVSSLEGKVRSLALTMECPVQAKPSGGTIDNLFPESYLYLILAKVQDYLEQLLLNKDKLKVC